A section of the Phaseolus vulgaris cultivar G19833 chromosome 8, P. vulgaris v2.0, whole genome shotgun sequence genome encodes:
- the LOC137823531 gene encoding uncharacterized protein, with amino-acid sequence MAATFDGFSIRDYTTKMRSVDVLKCWPFASTVSRDASREDLQSWLPPMTLCPRSDGFNDHAQNPENPPSPEEVSRTDDDGDADCSEEESEESAPPSEAAVNNNEDEKLEMVCPVCREFNAATLTAVNAHIDGCLAQTMREERRHMRIMNLKSSSSSSSISKSKAPKKRSIAEIFKVERQQQQQPPQPQPPPPQIESVLKFWPFREDEADEVSNTVSKFEWLSRRLEALRSTRGGGESSKSDRRESAEEEEEEKLEMVCPVCRDFNAATVTAVNAHIDGCLAQAVREERRQMRRTVNCKPKPKAPKKRSIAEILTVAPPIEAGKIKGIQVKENEEKSDYRCEDSACAAVASTSTAAPVASVIKNRKSTNKSRKKKKLKKAKKKKSKAEKYGESGVLFVNNEKKTVVSKKKKKKSNVFNNGPTGKKDDAYERMVQNVANTPRKLQVTIGSKMVPLHGVDLSIDRKKLGLNCISVEKKQHVKSLGSLGKLQKAVSPVHGGILKSHLKHVSGKTSSVSDIRNGTEESHYNDEEPTSDRHVKFSGKDDILGPKKTSSFDEDMFNISSDALASSVVKEKSSGSDEETASLEPHRNYGHIPVNIDRDKREEVCPIVEIKQFSNTLEQDTVQSCLKPCTDQDKSKHLEEKSKLLTKVAVCDSNNSHFFYGSNRTTLHCSPFAEISGPLSAVHEEQMSGINTQASEFGSFGYSGKLDHFNDPPVDFVDSNENTKTFLEPSSSYSASYNANEKPESSLQTCGDKDNSDEASGDRQLSRMFSTDMIDNSFPFTSWDKGAVKNCCLDPSFFGLPLNSHGELINFSSSGNLGMNQSETSSTVRGSLSGLPISNILHQSNLENLSVNENHVQKTFPRDGLNPFPHHPTRLSVTELQSREREDIDRPNSDMCYLPPLNSKLNLEKNLFIEKHQSDQVRNHHGNGAISLKEGSDHISLSSSQPTMRLMGKDVPIGRSSQEMRQFAGDVWTDEQSRRRNYSEYAALEHSLLGRSSKQDWVSGSPLQISSDGLLQSAKIQSNQELPSTMLMTGTDSGFSLQFIDLQSNPVSQNGSVGVNRNASSFFNPITPKSSTYAVFNGASDAIPEQFIPGAKPLPLQLSSQSVVVPTPGNFRHSTSLSNGELNDGNKNPHVTKSAFGFPFLQSTVNEQAKTSWFQRPYRSSPSWLSSSTDEMLPGTFSQQFSGTSSQSFPQNLWGNNLITQSVDYSAELRFPSNHLTSLRPMQTAPLSPASVVQPLHVPVTPSTINSGNRNINNVADRLKFDEHHPCTNARKRPTAVANLDDSRKHTKLPNIQVQENFCRVTRLTGEKSSVELQRNTRAPELDPQMGSARSRCCQHEAQNLNPSRYPAVNSFKLDGMVTSGPVRLGSKRAKHILKSS; translated from the exons ATGGCGGCTACGTTTGATGGATTCTCCATAAG GGACTACACAACAAAGATGAGGTCCGTCGACGTTTTAAAGTGCTGGCCCTTCGCATCCACCGTCTCACGTGACGCATCACGTGAAGACCTTCAGTCCTGGCTTCCTCCGATGACGCTGTGCCCTAGATCCGATGGTTTCAACGACCACGCGCAAAATCCGGAGAATCCGCCTTCGCCTGAAGAAGTTTCTAGAACCGATGACGATGGCGATGCGGATTGCAGCGAAGAAGAGTCCGAAGAATCCGCGCCTCCTTCTGAGGCTGCCGTTAACAACAACGAGGACGAGAAATTGGAGATGGTTTGTCCAGTTTGCCGCGAATTCAACGCTGCGACGCTCACTGCGGTGAATGCGCACATCGACGGATGCCTCGCGCAGACGATGAGAGAGGAGCGTCGACACATGAGGATAATGAATTTGAAGTCGTCGTCGTCGTCATCCTCTATATCGAAGTCGAAGGCGCCGAAGAAGCGTTCCATCGCGGAGATTTTCAAGGTGGAAAGGCAGCAGCAGCAACAGCCCCCACAGCCGCAGCCGCCGCCGCCGCAAATCGAGAGCGTGTTGAAGTTCTGGCCGTTCCGTGAGGACGAGGCGGACGAGGTTTCGAATACCGTTTCGAAGTTCGAGTGGCTCTCTCGGCGGCTCGAGGCGCTGAGATCCACGCGCGGAGGTGGTGAGTCGTCGAAATCGGACCGAAGAGAATCCGctgaggaggaggaggaggagaagtTGGAGATGGTGTGTCCTGTTTGCCGAGATTTTAACGCCGCCACCGTAACAGCGGTGAACGCGCACATCGACGGTTGTCTGGCGCAGGCCGTTAGGGAGGAACGGCGGCAGATGAGAAGGACCGTTAATTGCAAGCCCAAACCTAAGGCTCCAAAGAAGCGTTCGATCGCGGAGATTCTCACGGTGGCGCCGCCGATCGAAGCAGGCAAAATCAAAGGGATTCAGGTTAAGGAAAACGAAGAGAAATCCGATTATCGCTGTGAGGATTCAGCTTGTGCTGCTGTTGCTTCCACTTCTACGGCCGCTCCAGTTGCTTCGGTAATTAAGAATAGGAAGAGTACGAACAAGAgtaggaaaaagaaaaagttgaagaaggcgaagaagaagaaaagcaaGGCGGAAAAGTACGGTGAGAGTGGCGTGTTATTTGTGAACAATGAGAAGAAGACGGTTGTgagcaagaagaagaagaaaaagagtaaTGTCTTCAACAATGGACCAACTGGGAAGAAG GATGATGCTTACGAGCGTATGGTGCAAAATGTAGCAAATACTCCCAGAAAACTACAAGTTACAATTGGTAGTAAAATGGTTCCACTTCATGGGGTTGATCTTTCTATCGATAGAAAGAAATTGGGCTTAAATTGTATATCGGTAGAAAAAAAGCAACACGTTAAAAGCTTAGGCTCACTTGGAAAGCTACAAAAAGCAGTATCTCCTGTTCATGGCGGCATTCTTAAGAGCCACTTAAAACATGTTTCTGGAAAGACATCAAGTGTCAGTGATATTCGAAATGGTACTGAAGAAAGCCATTATAATGATGAAGAGCCAACCTCTGACAGACATGTTAAATTCTCTGGTAAAGATGATATACTTGGTCCGAAAAAGACAAGTTCATTTGATGAAGACATGTTCAACATATCTTCAGATGCGCTGGCTTCTTCAGTAGTAAAGGAGAAATCCTCTGGAAGTGATGAAGAAACTGCAAGTTTGGAGCCACATAGAAATTATGGCCATATTCCTGTTAATATAGACAGAGACAAGAGAGAGGAGGTTTGCCCTATAGTTGAAATTAAACAGTTTTCTAACACTCTGGAACAAGATACCGTACAAAGCTGCTTGAAGCCATGTACCGATCAAGATAAGTCAAAGCACTTAGAAGAGAAGTCAAAATTGTTGACTAAGGTGGCAGTTTGTGACAGTAATAATTCACACTTTTTTTATGGAAGCAACAGAACTACTCTGCATTGTTCTCCGTTTGCAGAAATTTCTGGACCTCTTTCGGCAGTCCACGAAGAGCAGATGTCTGGTATAAATACACAAGCGTCTGAATTTGGATCTTTCGGCTACAGTGGAAAGTTGGACCATTTCAATGATCCCCCGGTTGATTTTGTTGACTCAAATGAAAATACGAAGACATTTCTGGAGCCTTCGTCATCTTATTCTGCTTCATATAATGCAAATGAGAAACCAGAATCTTCATTGCAAACTTGTGGAGATAAGGATAATAGTGATGAGGCCTCGGGTGACAGACAGTTGTCTCGTATGTTTTCTACAGATATGATTGATAACTCATTCCCCTTTACAAGCTGGGATAAAGGAGCTGTAAAGAATTGCTGTTTGGATCCAAGTTTTTTTGGTTTACCCCTCAATTCTCATGGTGAACTAATCAATTTCAGTTCAAGTGGAAACTTAGGGATGAACCAGTCAGAGACATCAAGTACAGTACGTGGTTCTTTAAGTGGTTTACCCATTAGCAATATTCTTCATCAAAGTAATCTGGAAAATTTAAGCGTTAATGAGAATCATGTTCAGAAGACATTTCCAAGAGATGGTCTTAATCCATTTCCACACCATCCAACCAGATTATCTGTCACCGAGTTACAAAGTAGAGAGAGAGAAGATATCGACCGACCTAATTCAGATATGTGTTATCTCCCGCCACTTAATTCAAAGTTGAACCTTGAGAAAAACTTGTTCATTGAAAAGCATCAATCCGACCAGGTCCGCAATCACCATGGAAATGGGGCGATTTCTCTGAAAGAAGGTTCAGATCATATCTCACTAAGTTCCAGCCAACCAACAATGAGGTTGATGGGTAAGGATGTTCCAATTGGTAGAAGCAGCCAAGAGATGCGACAATTTGCCGGAGATGTTTGGACAGATGAGCAATCCAGAAGAAGGAATTATTCTGAATATGCAGCTTTGGAACACTCTTTATTGGGAAGAAGTTCTAAGCAGGATTGGGTATCTGGTTCCCCTTTACAAATATCTTCTGACGGTTTATTGCAATCAGCCAAAATTCAAAGCAATCAAGAACTACCAAGCACCATGTTGATGACCGGTACAGACTCTGGATTTTCCTTACAGTTTATTGATCTGCAAAGTAATCCTGTATCTCAAAATGGAAGTGTTGGAGTCAACAGAAATGCTAGTTCTTTTTTCAATCCCATTACTCCAAAGTCTTCTACGTATGCAGTATTTAATGGGGCATCAGATGCTATTCCAGAGCAATTTATACCTGGAGCTAAACCTCTACCTCTACAATTGAGCTCTCAATCAGTGGTAGTACCTACTCCTGGCAATTTTAGACACTCCACAAGTTTAAGCAATGGTGAGCTGAACGACGGGAACAAAAATCCCCATGTTACCAAATCAGCCTTCGGATTTCCTTTCTTGCAGTCAACTGTCAATGAACAGGCCAAAACATCTTGGTTTCAAAGGCCCTATAGAAGTTCACCATCGTGGTTGTCAAGCTCAACAGATGAAATGCTTCCCGGGACCTTCTCTCAGCAATTTTCAGGCACCAGTAGTCAAAGTTTTCCTCAAAATCTGTGGGGAAATAATCTCATTACGCAATCCGTGGATTATTCGGCAGAACTTCGATTTCCTTCCAATCATTTGACTTCTCTGCGTCCCATGCAGACTGCTCCTCTTTCTCCAGCATCAGTTGTTCAACCTCTACATGTTCCAGTTACACCCTCTACCATAAATAGTGGCAATAGGAACATAAATAATGTCGCTGACAGATTGAAGTTCGATGAACATCATCCGTGCACGAATGCCAGGAAGAGACCCACAGCCGTGGCTAATCTTGATGATTCCAGAAAACATACTAAGTTGCCGAATATACAGGTGCAAGAAAACTTCTGTCGTGTGACTAGGTTGACTGGAGAAAAGTCAAGCGTGGAGTTGCAACGAAACACAAGAGCACCCGAACTGGATCCACAAATGGGTAGTGCTAGGAGTAGGTGTTGCCAGCATGAGGCACAAAATCTAAATCCTTCAAGGTACCCTGCTGTGAATTCTTTTAAACTGGACGGCATGGTAACATCAGGTCCTGTCCGACTTGGTTCTAAAAGAGCTAAGCACATCCTAAAATCCTCTTGA